A genomic window from Dermacentor silvarum isolate Dsil-2018 chromosome 9, BIME_Dsil_1.4, whole genome shotgun sequence includes:
- the LOC125939695 gene encoding 60S ribosomal protein L10a-like encodes MDVGWSVYASGSNAAAAARYDAFLAPEALMKDLKRVLGPIFAKQRRCITPVPPSVPLHLKIEELKSSTRMWMKKEMSFSISVGHVKMSADELAENVKATETALLGRIGKRWETINALSLKSTMGPAFKLL; translated from the exons ATGGACGTCGGTTGGTCGGTATATGCAAGTGGTTCGAACGCTGCCGCAGCGGCAAGGTACGACGCCTTCCTGGCACCAGAGGCGCTGATGAAAGACCTAAAGCGAGTCTTGGGACCCATTTTCGCCAAGCAAAGGAGGTGCATCACGCCGGTGCCGCCAAGCGTGCCATTGCATCTCAAAATCGAAGAGCTCAAGAGCAGCACCAGGATGTGGATGAAGAAG GAGATGTCGTTCAGCATCTCCGTGGGGCACGTGAAGATGAGCGCCGACGAGCTGGCCGAGAACGTCAAGGCGACCGAGACCGCACTCCTGGGGCGCATCGGAAAGAGATGGGAGACCATCAACGCCCTGAGCCTCAAGTCGACCATGGGACCCGCGTTCAAATTACTGTGA
- the LOC119463859 gene encoding 60S ribosomal protein L10a-2-like: MVDLLVLLKDYDFKKYKRLKGVIKLPHVVKPTFRGCMIGYNADRKEARACNLDFISVDEVMQLKGRPTAIKKLAARYDAFFAPKDYYLLRDLNKLLEQNFKKERKCITPVPLYMELDVKVCELRRSTRLWMRRELSFGISVGHVKMSADELAENVTVTVNEVLKRLKKGWENLRGLSVKSSMGPICKLY, translated from the exons ATGGTCGACCTGCTGGTCTTGCTCAAGGACTACGACTTCAAGAAGTACAAGCGTCTTAAAGGCGTCATCAA GCTGCCGCACGTTGTAAAGCCGACCTTTCGGGGCTGCATGATCGGCTACAACGCAGACAGAAAAGAAGCCAGGGCCTGCAACCTTGACTTCATATCTGTCGACGAAGTCATGCAGCTGAAGGGGCGGCCCACAGCGATTAAAAAGCTCG cggcgAGGTACGACGCCTTCTTTGCGCCCAAAGATTATTATCTACTGAGAGATCTCAACAAGCTCTTGGAACAAAATTTCAAAAAGGAGAGGAAGTGCATCACGCCGGTTCCGCTGTACATGGAGTTGGACGTGAAGGTGTGCGAGCTCAGGAGAAGCACCAGGCTGTGGATGAGGAGG GAGCTGTCGTTCGGCATCTCCGTGGGTCATGTGAAGATGAGTGCCGACGAGCTGGCCGAGAACGTCACGGTGACTGTGAACGAAGTCCTGAAGCGACTCAAGAAAGGATGGGAGAACTTGCGCGGGCTCAGCGTCAAGTCCTCCATGGGGCCCATTTGCAAACTCTACTGA